The DNA sequence taacaaaatattaaaaataatactttctATCATTTATAAAGCAAACAGCTTATTTTCAGGTGGCataattatgttatgatttttaacataataatatttctcTGATAATTATGCTAACGACTCTCccagataatttatcatattttttataataaaagaatgaacttttaaataagaaaaaaacataaaaactttaaaaaataataaattacaaaatattaaattaatttaaaaagtataaaagtgttttttatttattaaaatgggtaaaaaacaaataaaatcaaatgatcaaaatttttaaattaaaggcattattttagtttcttaaattttaaaaagttatatttattgtctatacttaaaaataatttttaattttttaatatagaattTTAGTCCAAGAGAAATTTTCGCCAATTTGAATGGAGTTGAGAAAGTCAGAGACAAtgagtaaaagaaaatatattggaaGATAGTAAATAGAATGAGGAATGGTGCCACGTCACAGAATTTTGTATAGTCAAAAGCTTTAAACGACAGAATAGCGAGAGGACAACAAATCACTTCCACACATTTAGAACGACGTCGTCCACGTGTACACCCAATTCTGAAAAACGAAAACACTGggctaaaaataagaaaactaaaagCATCGGGGCGAAAATGAAACACTAATAAATTGATCCCAGGGCGATGTGCATATAGTGTCACTCCCTCACTCCACAAACCCTAACCCTCTTCTGTTCCTCTCTCTCCCTCTGCGAAGATGGCTTCACGCAGACTCGCTTCGTCTCTGCTTCGATCTTCCCTCCGCAGATCTCAATCCAAGCCCTCAATTGCTGCATCTGCATCCAGACTCTCTTCCACCAAGCGTGCTTCGCCGCACGGATTCTTGCTCAACCGTGTCGCGGAGTACGCCACCGCGGCTGCTGCTGCTGCCGCTCCTCCTTCTGCGCCTCCGCAGAAGAAGGAAGTTGGCGGTGGTGGGAAGATCACCGATGAGTTCACTGGGAAGGGCGCGATCGGGCAGGTTTGCCAGGTTATTGGTGCCGTCGTTGATGTCAGATTTGACGAGGGTTTGCCTCCGATCCTGACTGCGCTCGAGGTTCTGGATCACTCCTCCAGACTGGTGTTGGAAGTCGCTCAGCATTTGGGCGAGGGTGTTGTTCGAACCATTGCTATGGATGCCACTGAAGGGGTCGTTAGAGGGTGGCGCGTCCTCAACACTGGCTCCCCTATCACTGTAAACACTGAATCTTTCTTCGCTtgaattcttcaaatttgtttctcatttttttctgctaactttttaattttgatttagtaCCCGATTTGGGGATTCTGCGaaatcttgaattttatttatgcaTATGGATttgattatatgttttttcattaaGGACGTAGGGTTACGTCCTGGATCTGAAAAGATgcatacattttaaattaatgatttttttggGTAGCTTATTATTTCTTGGATTGATTTGATGTTTTACTTTGGGTTATTTAGCACGATAATGTATAGAAATCATGTTATCAGATATACTCCTTTTGTTATTATACATACATCAATCTATGGTCATTGCCCTTTTGATTCCTTGCACTTTTGATTTAATTCATTTGGAACGGTATCTCTTTGTAGATTTGAGTTGTTTTTGAGGTGAAACTCTGTGGACATACAATACGCACGCTGATTAAgctcattttgatattttattatatgttgttATGTTACTTTGTCTTCTAATATACATTATGGTTTGTGTTTAGGTTCCTGTGGGTAGGGCTACCCTTGGCCGTATCATTAATGTCATTGGTGAGCCTATTGACCAGAAGGGTGACCTAAGTAAGAACACATAAatccttttcttttatatgaaTTAGCTGATCAGTAGATAAGGGCTTTCCCTGTTATTCCCGTGAAATGTTTTTACTGATAGGAAACATTGTTAATTTCCTCAGCAACCGAACATTATTTGCCTATTCATAGAGAAGCTCCTTCTTTTGTTGAGCAAGAAACTGAGCAGCAGATTCTTGTTACTGGGATCAAGGTAATatccttttttctctttcatattatCTCTTCCCTTTCGTTGTTTGGGTTACCTGTCTCCTTGTGTGTATGCCTATGTACTGATTTTTGCATGAATTTTAATTACAGGTTGTTGATCTGCTTGCACCGTATCAAAGAGGAGGAAAGATTGGGCTGTTTGGTGGTGCTGGTGTAGGAAAAACTGTGCTTATTATGGAACTTATTAACAATGTTGCAAAAGCTCATGGTATGtgcttttaatttaatctttttaacgttttcttttatcttttttatgcTGAATGCTGACTGATTGCATTGATTAGGTGGTTTCTCTGTGTTTGCTGGTGTTGGAGAACGAACCCGTGAGGGTAATGACTTGTATAGAGAAATGATCGAGAGTGGTGTCATCAAGCTTGGTGAGAAGCAGGTGAGTTGAATGCTGTTCATGACACTTTCAGCTGCCTCTGtaatacttttatttgattatcttACTAACTTGTCAACTATGGTTGCATCATTATATCAGAGTGAAAGCAAATGTGCTCTTGTGTACGGTCAAATGAATGAGCCCCCTGGTGCTCGTGCTCGTGTTGGTCTTACCGGGCTTACTGTGGCTGAACACTTCCGTGATGCTGAAGGGCAAGATGTGCTTCTTTTTGTAGACAACATTTTCCGTTTTACCCAAGTATGTCTTTTGGCCTGCTTGTTGagtgtatcttttattttcttgggGATATACCTTGTATTCTAACTGTTTCTTTTACATTATGATGTATCATGTAGGCTAACTCAGAGGTGTCTGCTTTGCTTGGTCGTATCCCATCTGCTGTCGGTTACCAACCAACCTTGTCTACAGATCTTGGAGGTCTTCAAGAGCGTATTACAACAACCAAAAAGGGTTCAATCACCTCTGTCCAAGCTATCTATGTGCCTGCTGATGACTTGACAGATCCTGCTCCTGCAACCACCTTTGCTCATCTGGATGCAACAACAGTGTTGTCACGACAGGTTTGATTTCATTGCATTTTTTGAAGTAGCTGTTGCATTGAGGTTTATGTTATCGTGTACTAAATAGTTTGATTTTCATGATACTGAATAGATCTCCGAGCTTGGTATCTATCCTGCTGTTGACCCCTTGGATTCTACATCTCGTATGCTGTCACCCCTTATTTTGGGTACGGATCACTATGAAACTGCTCGTGGTGTACAGAAGGTTCTTCAGAACTACAAGAATCTTCAAGATATCATTGCTATTTTGGGAATGGACGAGCTTAGTGAAGATGATAAATTGACTGTTGCCCGTGCCCGCAAGATTCAGCGATTCCTAAGCCAGCCTTTCCATGTTGCTGAAGTCTTCACTGGTGCTCCAGGAAAATATGTTGAGTTGAAGGAGAACATTACCAGCTTCCAGGTATTATTTTTTGCCATTTAATCTGAGGCTTTGGTCATATTCTCTCTGATATTACTTGTGTATATATGCGTGTATTTCATCatctattttatttgtttcttgaaTATCGGCATGCTTGAAGGTCATTTGAATTCTAATATTCAGTTTCTTCTGAATGTTGAATTGCATTGGTCTTCTAAAATATTGTACGTGCTCGTTCATGCACTGAGCTCTATGATCTACACGCACCTCTTGACTTGAGCTGTTCGTATTCCACTTTTCGGTTATTTAGTTtagtttattgttttttaatagcTGTGGGCTTTGTTGCGTACCTGTACTGTTCCGTTTGACTTTAGCTTGCACAGCATAATCGGTTATACCcttgtcttgtttttttttttgtattcttgTTGCAGTGATTAAGGTTGCAGTTGTCACTTGTGTGGTTGGTTATTGATTCCTTTGTTATTCTGTATGACAGGGTGTGTTGGATGGCAAGTACGATGACCTCCCAGAGCAATCGTTTTACATGGTTGGTGGCATTGAAGAGGTCATTGCCAAGGCAGAGAAAATTGCTAAGGAGTCTGCAGCGTCTTAATCACATACACAACCCTGCTATCATTTTAGTCCTTTTTTTGTAATTgctaaatttaataatttaggaACTATTGGCAATGCCAAACGAcaaaattttccattttttggGTATGAAAATGTGTCAGGTTATTTCCTTCATTTTAATGCTGCCACTGTGAGATGAACTAAGGTCAGGGTCTGTGGCCAACTGCCCCCCTTCTTTTGAAGTTGTGTTATTTAATAAGGGGAAAGGGCAAGAGGAtgtatatttttactttctGGTTCAGAACATGGATGCATCAATGTTAAAACTTTGCAACTGTTCCATTCTGGTACTTGCTTGCGCAGCTAAATGTGAGTTTTTTATATCAATCTTTTCAAAaccaattttataattgtttccCTTGATTTTTTACCTCGTTTAAGTCtcaattgtttttaaatatataattactaCAATGTTATactttcaaaattcattttagGGTACTTGTTTCTGTCATTATTAATTCATAATCAAGTGAGGTGTCTGGGTTTGAGATGCTGTTAAGAATTAGTTATGCATTAACCTGATGTTTGAATATATTTGGatgattatttataaaaattttttaaactatagtTGCTTCTAATACTATTGTAATATTATAAAAGGACATAATTCTTTAAGGGGAGAAGGAtaaaatagtatataatattgaattttatcttttgtatttGTTCTCACTTGTCTAATATACCAAAATAATTGTCtacttttacattttcatttgttctttgctttcctttaattatttttttaaagtaaactAATTTAGTTCCgaaacaatttatttaattataagaaaCGGAGTGTCATTTAGCAATTTGTATAATCTACttataattattgtttcttatacttgtatatttttttatataattttctatatattttaaatcatttattatgttttttgctttctttttcagctttatttttattaaaattagggTAGAACATTTGTTACGGTTAACTAGTTTGAATTGAATCCATGCAACTAGTTTGAATTGAATCCatgcaaaaaaattattatgaagtgattttttaaaaccaattctTTTTATCAGTAcatatagatattttaatttattaatattattaaaataggaCTAACtagttatttatattcattttttttatctatttttgctttcaaattttgctttcaaattttactttctattaaataactattttctgaaactaaaataattcaTGTACTAATTTTTGtaagtaatattttttgaatttgatttttttaaaatttaactatttttgaaactaaaataattatttataacaaataattatctacaaaataaataaaaaatattttttttaaaatatttacatttatttttattagttataattactattttttattattttattaattttggttattatattaaaaaaagtataagataataacatttttaaaagcaTTGAAATGAAAACTTGTATAAACATacatatttttagaatttttttaaaagtattaaaaaagcACACACATATTCATAggataattgtaattttttaactaaatctAGAGTAATTTGTAATTGATTGAGAataattataaactaaataattattctaCAAGTTTAATTATGCTTAAATTAGTAATTCTATAGCCTgatctaataataaaattatcattatttaagataatcaaatttataatattttaaaaatattaaattatttatttaatcattatgtttgcatattttatatgttttactTCTTACATACaaactattattttagttttaatacaaataaaatcttttttgttttagtcttatcatttaatataatttatggtGCAAAATGTTTTAATCCTCATCCTCACACCCTATTTATATTTGAGTTCCTATGCATTCACGAATTTATGTTTTAGTCAATTTACCaagtttgttattttattttattttattagtataatgtCAATACATTTTTACTCTCTTCTCCCTTATCCTCTCTATGTTTCcatctcatttatttttatctattaaaaaccTTCCTTCAGACACAAGAACTAATTCTTGAGATTGTAAAGTTCAACTACGTCTTTAGACAAAGCAATTCATCTAAGATGTAAATAGTAATTTCTATTAGCAAAGGTTATTGTGACATTATTCTACTTACATAAACGATATATACAATGTAATTGTATTTGAAAATACAATATATACGATCAATTATGTAAAAACATGTATGTTAGAAGTATAAATataacacacacacatatatatatatatatatatatatatatatatatatatatatttaaattgtgagaagtaaatattatgtaaaagaattatcattttaatgtttttaaaacacATGACAAAATGTGTAGGGTTTCAAGAggttgaaaattaaatataataagaaaaaactttaaaagatattagtataattaattataaaattaaaatctaagaCAAGCTTTTTGCAACAATGGTAGTTAACTACGAATTAATATTCAGTTCATTAACACATAAAGAAAAGGTGAAGAAATTCCTCTATAACGGTCACGCAGAGTTCACCACTGGTCTTCAGTTTTGGAGGTACCGATATCTCACCAACCCCTTTGGTTGCTTTCTTGCATTCAATGCTGCACTCTGCTGGAAGTGGGAAGTTAGTAACATTCATTCACTGAGGTTCAATTCAGAAAATCTTGCTTAAAATCTTCAAATCTTGTTTAAACGAAGCGTCATTTTATAGCTTTCCGAGGTCTGATTCGAATGTTAGAAGCCGAAGGCGACGATCAAGATCAAGGTCATGGAGACGGCGCCGTTCCAGGTGTAGCTTTGCAGAAACGCACATCCTTTCTCATGAATCTGTTATCGTATATTAGACATGCACACATGAAAGATAAGAGTTATATGATCCAAACACGTTCTTTACAGTGATGATAGTTTTGTTCCTTCTATAGGAGTCACGAGACTGGTGACTGGAGGAATCCTGGAAATACTTTGTATGTTACAGGCCTTCCCGGTTGGGCAACTGAGAGGAATCTTCGGGAGCTTTTCAGAACACAGGGAGAGGTATGTCTCAATTTAGGAGTgaagtttctttatttttccttctcatttttacatttttcataaGTGGGTATGGAGTGGGcttaaatttaagtattttctttttgcatAGTGTGTAACTAAAGAAATATTGATTTCTAAAGTTTAATTGAGTTTAAACGATGCTTGTGGACCAAGGAATGCTGAAATgtaattttaactcattttcaattggcaacaaataaaaaaagtggcTATGCATATGTGTAAACTTACATTTCCTATTTTGATATTGACTTAAATTTTATggtttaatttgtaattaatgaTAGATATGATAGTATTGTTATGCATAATAAAGCCTTGATTTTTTCCTTAGATGGGTAGAATATTAAGTAAATTGCGGAATAAAGAGCTATATATGATCCATGCTACCTTAATTACAATAGTCTGATTTCTAGAACTATATATGAAGTTGAACACTTTCTGTGACTGGTTATGTGATGATTTTGTTGCGTGTTGCATTGATATTTGTTTTAACATATCAGATTATGTGTGTCTATAGTgttttaagatatatatatcCTTTGTTACTTGTGGCAAAGTCGATGCTTAATATTGATTAAATCATCGCTTTTGCTTTTCAGGTTATTGACTGTCACTTGATAAGAAATTATTCGACCAATGAATCTTGTGGATATGCTTTTGTCACTATGGCAACTAAAGCTGATGCTGAGCGCTGTATCCAGTATTTCCATCACTCTGTTCATTTTGGTCGAGTGATAGTTGTGGAAGTGGTAATATTTAGCTACTGGTTTCAGAATGAGTCTAACCAAAAATTTCTACTTTCCGATAAACATTCCCTGATAAGTTTTGGCAGCAGGTCTTCTCTGTTGGTTTTACCCTGTCATTAGTTTAATTAAACACACAAAGATCAAAGTAAACTCgtttatgattaaattaatgGGGTTGAGATCTTCTGCTTTCTACCAGCAAATGACATCACGTAATGGCTTCTTATTGTTTATCCGTTAAGCCACACAAATAGTAAATTGCTCTTACTACTGTTTCTTCCTGTGGTTGGTTATGTTATGTCTTTATTTGTGTGAAGTTGATTTATTGAACTGCCAAATGCTTCAAACAGTAGTATATGAGTATGTTGTAATCTTGTATCAGTATGTTCCAAATGTGTCATTATCTTATTTGCATATCTTTGCAGGCAAGGAGAAAGCGTCCCAGGACTCCTCGTGGCAAGTACAGGGTTAGAAGATACGAGCAGGGTAACTTGGAGGGTTATCTTCCCTCGACTTTTGCAATTCTACCATCATCTGTTGTcgattttttaacttttttggaCAGATTTTCATTTCTACATTAAATTGTGCACTTATTTTTGAATCAGAACAATGTTGACATTTGTGGTGTTAGTGATTTTCTTGTTGTGATAAACATACGCAGAACAGCAGAGAAGGAGACAAACACTTAGTCACTCACCTACGCAACAGTGGGATGAAGATCGTTATTCATGGGACCGATCTCGTAGCCTGTCCCCTGTACGAAAGGAGGATAGATATCGTTATTCAAGTGACCGATCTCGTAGTCAGACACCTATACAAGAGGAGGATAGGTATCAATATTCAAGTGACCAGCGAGGAAGATCACGTTCTCCAGAAACACAAAG is a window from the Vigna unguiculata cultivar IT97K-499-35 chromosome 7, ASM411807v1, whole genome shotgun sequence genome containing:
- the LOC114191126 gene encoding ATP synthase subunit beta, mitochondrial; amino-acid sequence: MASRRLASSLLRSSLRRSQSKPSIAASASRLSSTKRASPHGFLLNRVAEYATAAAAAAAPPSAPPQKKEVGGGGKITDEFTGKGAIGQVCQVIGAVVDVRFDEGLPPILTALEVLDHSSRLVLEVAQHLGEGVVRTIAMDATEGVVRGWRVLNTGSPITVPVGRATLGRIINVIGEPIDQKGDLTTEHYLPIHREAPSFVEQETEQQILVTGIKVVDLLAPYQRGGKIGLFGGAGVGKTVLIMELINNVAKAHGGFSVFAGVGERTREGNDLYREMIESGVIKLGEKQSESKCALVYGQMNEPPGARARVGLTGLTVAEHFRDAEGQDVLLFVDNIFRFTQANSEVSALLGRIPSAVGYQPTLSTDLGGLQERITTTKKGSITSVQAIYVPADDLTDPAPATTFAHLDATTVLSRQISELGIYPAVDPLDSTSRMLSPLILGTDHYETARGVQKVLQNYKNLQDIIAILGMDELSEDDKLTVARARKIQRFLSQPFHVAEVFTGAPGKYVELKENITSFQGVLDGKYDDLPEQSFYMVGGIEEVIAKAEKIAKESAAS
- the LOC114191431 gene encoding serine/arginine-rich splicing factor SR45a-like gives rise to the protein MLEAEGDDQDQGHGDGAVPGVALQKRTSFLMNLLSSHETGDWRNPGNTLYVTGLPGWATERNLRELFRTQGEVIDCHLIRNYSTNESCGYAFVTMATKADAERCIQYFHHSVHFGRVIVVEVVIFSYWFQNESNQKFLLSDKHSLISFGSRSSLLVLPCH